A genomic region of Camelus ferus isolate YT-003-E chromosome 11, BCGSAC_Cfer_1.0, whole genome shotgun sequence contains the following coding sequences:
- the LOC116667321 gene encoding NUT family member 2F-like yields the protein MLFKHCPNRHVRCVVRSWTQETLTFISSSRSAPVCVPRKLHTSQCPWETRAPKEIPPEAVKQYVDTMEELVGPVPSATGGLDAEFQEDRNELKQEENGTYTDPDVLSYADKLCSQEACVTKVEAVIHPQFLAELLSTEPHLDFLALAEELEQEEGLTLEELVQKRFLDLNEEFGVRAPTSHSAPHLDSSTRESNVGQDTRHVTKTPGRGQ from the exons ATGTTGTTCAAACACTGTCCGAACCGACATGTGCGCTGCGTGGTCAGGAGCTGGACGCAGGAGACCCTCACCTTTATTTCCTCCTCCCGCTCTGCCCCAGTCTGTGTGCCCAGGAAGCTACACACATCCCAGTGTCCCTGGGAGACCAGGGCACCTAAGGAGATTCCCCCTGAGGCTGTGAAACAGTATGTGGACACCATGGAGGAGCTGGTGGGGCCTGTCCCCTCAGCCACTGGTGGGCTAGATGCAGAATTCCAAGAGGACAGAAATGAACTGAAGCAGGAAGAGAACGGAACCTACACGGACCCGGATGTCCTGAGCTACGCTGACAAGCTGTGCTCCCAGGAAGCCTGCGTCACCAag GTAGAGGCAGTCATTCACCCTCAATTTCTGGCAGAATTGCTTTCCACAGAACCACATCTGGACTTCTTGGCCCTAGCTGAGGAGTTGGAACAGGAGGAAGGACTCACCCTTGAAGAG CTGGTGCAGAAACGATTCCTGGACCTGAACGAAGAGTTCGGTGTGCGGGCACCCACCAGTCACAGTGCACCCCATTTGGACTCAAGCACTCGTGAGTCTAATGTTGGCCAAGATACCAGACACGTGACCAAGACCCCAGGTAGGGGTCAGTGA